In Drosophila nasuta strain 15112-1781.00 chromosome 2R, ASM2355853v1, whole genome shotgun sequence, a single genomic region encodes these proteins:
- the LOC132787055 gene encoding E3 ubiquitin-protein ligase Arkadia isoform X6, which yields MNCEHFGGNGSSEQGLDHRSDGGYSFMRNGGGYGRNGSHYQHMGNGYNNNNGASTSSAGQGLMGDMPSGSGLSGSTLSLNNGPGPNGLNSDSPSRKRRRISGRPSQSPPAIWEPRRSQRVMMQQGSPPLRRPRLRDVVTSTQQQQHQQYAAQQHHAQQQPPPPNYHQMHHHQPHFVSQQQAHPHGHPHRSPWDLTGQGSGAGAVGNAAAGNAGAVGPSSSSTVGAMLQQVQAPPPQAPPTHQQTVSAGPPPPPPTSLMVDLNLNQVPVSLALRHEPIWASFCTYPAHVSLPAQARLAPCHLHGIYTQPFSAAPAGLAAAPLQVAQVPTPTQVAAAAAAAQAMIQQATITAQQQQRDVAAIAVANLTLEPPTHHLDGHQAAAAAAAAAAAAAASAPVGAQAPHSHPHPHQHPHQHSHPHQHQLPPSHIHIASMSAAAAAATQHLHSTAAAAAAAAHVTQMSAAPQQIIISSERRTFPPHRRIPRFWPANPGAHRHVLPPQSLAAHQAPVQIQTTAGIINPGFLLNFLAMFPLSPYNQHDLNSADTNETENYEALLSLAERLGEAKPRGLTRNEIDQLPSYKYNPEAHNGDQSSCVVCMCDFELRQLLRVLPCSHEFHAKCVDKWLRSNRTCPICRGNASDYFDSADHQQAAQAQAQAQSQVQAAGVAATAAGASSVAGSTATSGSNAPSSVAAAVAAVAGTNNVQQSQAA from the exons ATGAATTGTGAA CACTTTGGTGGCAATGGCAGCTCGGAACAAGGCCTAGATCATCGATCTGATGGCGGCTATAGCTTTATGCGCAACGGTGGCGGCTACGGTCGCAATGGATCCCACTACCAGCACATGGGCAATggctataacaacaacaatggtgCGTCCACATCATCTGCTGGCCAAGGTTTAATGGGCGATATGCCCTCGGGATCTGGACTGTCGGGCTCGACACTCTCGCTGAACAATGGACCAGGGCCGAATGGCCTTAACTCCGATAGTCCATCGCGAAAGCGTCGTCGTATCTCAGGGCGACCTAGTCAATCTCCGCCAGCGATTTGGGAGCCAAGACGCTCACAGCGTGTCATG ATGCAACAGGGAAGTCCACCATTGCGTCGGCCACGTTTGCGTGATGTTGTCACAtccacacagcagcagcagcatcagcagtaTGCCGCACAGCAGCATCAcgcacaacagcagccgccacCGCCCAACTACCATCAGATGCACCACCATCAGCCGCATTTCGTGTCGCAGCAGCAGGCGCATCCTCATGGGCATCCACATCGCTCGCCCTGGGATCTAACAGGCCAAGGCTCTGGAGCTGGGGCTGTGGGCAATGCGGCCGCTGGCAATGCAGGTGCTGTTGGTCCCTCATCCAGTAGCACAGTAGGCGCCATGCTACAGCAGGTGCAGGCACCACCGCCACAGGCACCGCCCACACATCAGCAGACGGTCTCTGCTGgtccaccaccaccaccacccaCTTCGCTGATGGTCGATCTAAATCTGAACCAAGTGCCCGTTAGCCTGGCTTTGCGGCACGAGCCCATCTGGGCCTCCTTCTGCACGTATCCGGCGCACGTCTCGCTGCCAGCGCAGGCTCGCTTGGCGCCCTGCCATCTGCACGGCATCTACACGCAACCCTTCTCGGCGGCACCCGCTGGACTGGCGGCTGCTCCACTGCAGGTGGCCCAGGTGCCAACGCCCACACAGGTGGCTGCGGCTGCCGCAGCGGCACAAGCGATGATCCAGCAGGCAACGATCAcggcacagcagcagcaacgtgaTGTGGCCGCCATTGCGGTGGCCAATTTGACACTGGAGCCGCCCACACATCACTTGGACGGGCATCaggcagccgcagcagcggcggcggcagcagcagctgcagcagcaagtgctcCGGTCGGTGCTCAAGCGCCACACTCacatccccatccccatcaGCATCCGCATCAGCATTCGCATCCGCATCAGCATCAGTTGCCGCCAAGTCACATCCACATCGCATCTATGAGCgctgcagcggcggcggcaacaCAGCACCTACATTCCACGgccgcagcggcagcagctgccgcacATGTGACACAGATGTCGGCGGCACCGCAGCAGATCATCATATCGTCGGAACGACGCACATTCCCGCCCCACAGGCGCATTCCGCGCTTCTGGCCGGCAAATCCTGGAGCTCATCGTCATGTGCTGCCGCCGCAATCTCTGGCAGCCCATCAGGCGCCCGTGCAGATTCAAACCACCGCTGGCATCATCAATCCGGGCTTCTTGCTCAATTTCCT TGCTATGTTCCCCCTGTCACCCTACAATCAACACGACCTAAACTCCGCGGACACCAATGAGACGGAGAACTATGAGGCGCTCCTCAGTCTGGCCGAACGTCTAGGCGAGGCCAAACCCCGCGGTCTGACCCGCAACGAAATTGATCAGCTGCCCAGCTACAAGTACAATCCAGAGGCCCACAATG GTGATCAATCCTCCTGCGTCGTCTGCATGTGCGACTTTGAGCTGCGTCAGCTGCTACGTGTCCTGCCCTGTTCCCACGAGTTCCACGCCAAATGTGTGGACAAATGGCTACGC tccAATCGCACGTGCCCCATTTGCCGTGGCAATGCCTCGGATTACTTTGATAGCGCCGATCATCAGCAGGCAGCTCAAGCCCAAGCTCAGGCGCAATCGCAAGTGCAAGCCGCGGGAGTTGCTGCCACTGCGGCAGGTGCAAGCAGCGTGGCAGGATCAACAGCGACCAGTGGTAGCAATGCACCATCATCGGTGGCTGCCGcagtggctgctgttgcaggcACTAACAATGTGCAGCAGAGTCAGGCTGCCTAA